A region from the Drosophila mauritiana strain mau12 chromosome 2L, ASM438214v1, whole genome shotgun sequence genome encodes:
- the LOC117142492 gene encoding tRNA-specific adenosine deaminase 1, with translation MCDNKKPTVKEIAELCFKKFESLPKTGKPTANQWTILAGIVEFNRQTEACQLVSLGCGTKCIGESKLCPNGLILNDSHAEVLARRGFLRFLYQELKQDRIFHWNSALSTYEMDEHVEFHFLSTQTPCGDACILEEEQLAPQDKRQRLDEDSEMVYTGAKLMNDLSDDPMLQTPGALRTKPGRGERTLSMSCSDKIARWNVLGVQGALLDMLISKPIYFSSLNFCCDDAQLESLERAIFKRFECRSFKHPRFQPQKPHIRIDPCIRFEFSQLSDWQPSPNGLIWSQVPEELRPYEISVNGKRQGVTKKKMNTSQAALTISKYKLFLTFQDLVKFNPKLSEKFDQPLSDPERITYASCKNLARDYQFAWREIKEKYFHQWTKKPQELLYFTPMPNK, from the exons atgtgTGATAACAAAAAACCGACTGTTAAGGAAATTGCTGAACTTTGTTTCAAAAAATTCGAGTCCTTGCCAAAAACAGGAAAGCCCACAGCCAATCAATGGACAATTTTGGCGGGAATCGTGGAGTTCAACCGGCAAACGGAAGCATGTCAACTAGTTTCTCTTGGATGCGGAACCAAGTGCATTGGAGAATCCAAACTTTGTCCCAATGGGCTAATCCTCAATGATTCGCATGCCGAAGTGCTGGCACGTCGTGGATTTCTGCGCTTTCTATACCAGGAGCTCAAGCAGGATAGGATCTTCCATTGGAACAGCGCGCTAAGTACGTACGAAATGGATGAGCACGTGGAGTTCCACTTTCTGAGCACACAAACGCCTTGTGGGGATGCCTGCATCCTTGAGGAAGAGCAGCTAGCACCGCAGGACAAACGCCAGCGACTGGATGAGGATTCCGAGATGGTCTATACGGGCGCCAAGCTTATGAATGACCTTAGCGATGATCCAATGCTGCAGACGCCGGGAGCTCTGCGAACGAAGCCCGGACGTGGAGAGCGCACTCTATCCATGTCCTGCAGTGATAAGATAGCGCGATGGAATGTCCTAGGCGTGCAGGGGGCACTACTGGATATGTTGATCTCCAAACCCATCTACTTTAGCAGCCTGAACTTTTGCTGTGACGATGCACAGCTGGAATCTTTGGAACGTGCCATCTTCAAACGTTTCGAGTGTAGGTCATTCAAGCACCCGCGCTTCCAGCCTCAAAAGCCACATATACGTATTGATCCTTGCATAAGATTTGAGTTTTCCCAACTCTCCGACTGGCAGCCATCCCCCAATGGCTTGATTTGGTCCCAAGTCCCAGAAGAATTAAG GCCCTATGAAATTTCCGTGAATGGAAAGCGTCAGGGAGTAACCAAGAAAAAGATGAACACTTCACAAGCTGCACTGACAATCAGCAAGTACAAGCTGTTCCTTACATTTCAAGACTTAGTAAAGTTCAATCCGAAGCTAAGTGAAAAGTTTGATCAACCACTTTCCGATCCTGAGCGCATCACATATGCTTCCTGTAAAAACTTGGCCAGAGATTATCAGTTTGCCTGGCGGGAAATCAAAGAGAAATACTTTCACCAATGGACCAAAAAACCACAAGAGTTGCTATACTTTACTCCAATGCCAAATAAATGA
- the LOC117142499 gene encoding carbonic anhydrase yields the protein MSHHWGYTEENGPAHWAKEYPQASGHRQSPVDITPSSAKKGSELKVAPLKWKYVPEHTKSLVNPGYCWRVDVNGTESELTGGPLGDQIFKLEQFHCHWGCTDSKGSEHTVDGVSYSGELHLVHWNTTKYKSFGEAAAAPDGLAVLGVFLQAGNHHAELDKVTSLLQFVLHKGDRVTLPQGCDPGQLLPDVHTYWTYEGSLTTPPCSESVIWIVFKTPIEVSDDQLNAMRNLNAYDVKEECPCNEFNGKVINNFRPPLPLGKRELREIGGH from the exons ATGAGCCACCACTGGGGATACACCGAAGAGAACG GACCTGCCCACTGGGCCAAGGAGTACCCACAGGCGTCGGGACATCGTCAGTCGCCCGTGGACATCACACCCTCCAGCGCCAAGAAGGGCAGCGAACTGAAGGTAGCTCCGCTCAAGTGGAAGTATGTGCCGGAGCACACCAAGAGCCTGGTCAATCCTG GCTACTGCTGGCGCGTGGATGTGAACGGCACCGAGTCCGAGCTAACTGGAGGGCCGCTGGGCGATCAGATCTTCAAGCTGGAGCAGTTCCACTGCCACTGGGGCTGCACGGACTCCAAGGGATCCGAGCACACCGTCGACGGCGTGTCCTATTCCGGCGAGCTGCATTTGGTCCACTGGAACACCACGAAGTACAAGTCGTTTGGCGAGGCGGCTGCCGCTCCTGACGGCCTGGCCGTGCTGGGTGTGTTCCTCCAGGCTGGCAATCACCATGCGGAGCTGGACAAGGTGACCAGCCTGCTGCAGTTCGTGCTGCACAAGGGCGATCGCGTCACCCTGCCCCAGGGCTGTGATCCCGGCCAGCTGCTGCCCGATGTGCACACCTATTGGACCTATGAGGGTTCCTTGACCACTCCACCGTGCTCGGAGTCGGTCATCTGGATCGTTTTCAAGACGCCCATCGAGGTGTCGGACGACCAGCTGAACGCCATGCGCAATCTCAACGCCTACGACGTGAAGGAGGAGTGCCCCTGCAACGAGTTCAACGGCAAGGTCATCAACAACTTCCGTCCTCCGCTGCCGCTGGGCAAGCGTGAGCTGCGCGAGATCGGGGGCCACTAA
- the LOC117151085 gene encoding uncharacterized protein LOC117151085 isoform X2, whose protein sequence is MPTMSRSRIWKFYDKLDRNSAQCQLCEKVIKTSGNTSNLMKHMKTHPQIDLFDDDVVVERGIYKRREQDDKLRFRKVVLFKEESSDFHSELLFKAAKDGNGIIELDDQGMTKAAAEDRISTKSVGYAWVSPEATVSRTETVGDDDIIEFEPKEELDEPEKSPLPQIHAVPFAGHDNLKMEEPLPSESPFHKDMAFFVCRDRQSLQIVQGEGFQHLVKVLCPTYKPPSAAKLEAIICRESEAQRSKLRQQLAAICTLSLSCSVHTNAESQNWIELVAHFHEGRQRISRTLSVLRLPDLFTSNELVDCMEQVCQRFDIPKSRICCVTTRSSQLLEDAVALFLGAHHHVPCFAYQLNSLLEEVMQRPEISDLRDKVRHHVQSTLQLNPQLDFTHRPISAYNMLDLYLKHTLVQEPLPLSPADVDLCQQLLDVLRPLTSSMRELSRTPYPAASTALPIAQTLINELKQEKSAEHMVAREIRLFMVQQLEEIFERMERNLHLALASLLDPRFRNIPFQSGALVAQYMTQLYDMMQAQVNSGEQAAARDPENRDHYDIWAAFKSFSHGKQRLVTGSNGPEEDDEIARYFCAGMSTLRADPFQLWEELAEAHPFLHNVAQRYLHVPATAEPADRIFTAEGAAVTAQYARLIENNMENVLFMAEVPTKEWQL, encoded by the exons CTATGTCGCGTAGCAGGATATGGAAGTTCTACGACAAGTTGGATCGGAATTCCGCGCAGTGCCAGCTCTGCGAGAAAGTCATCAAGACAAGCGGCAACACGTCCAATCTGATGAAGCACATGAAGACCCATCCGCAGAT AGACCTCTTCGATGACGATGTGGTAGTGGAGCGGGGCATATACAAGCGCCGGGAGCAGGATGACAAGCTGCGATTCCGGAAGGTTGTGCTCTTCAAGGAAGAGAGCTCTGATTTCCACAGCGAGCTGTTGTTCAAGGCTGCCAAAGACGGGAACGGCATTATCGAGCTGGATGATCAGGGAATGACCAAGGCAGCTGCTGAGGATCGCATCTCAACAAAGAGCGTCGGGTATGCGTGGGTCTCTCCGGAGGCCACAGTGTCCCGAACAGAGACGGTTGGCGACGACGATATCATCGAATTCGAACCTAAGGAGGAGCTCGATGAGCCGGAGAAAAGCCCACTTCCTCAAATTCATGCTGTACCATTTGCCGGCCATGA CAACTTAAAAATGGAAGAACCTCTGCCAAGCGAGAGTCCGTTTCACAAGGACATGGCCTTCTTTGTCTGCCGTGACCGTCAGTCATTGCAGATTGTGCAGGGCGAGGGATTCCAGCACCTAGTGAAAGTACTGTGCCCCACCTACAAGCCACCGAGTGCGGCGAAACTGGAGGCCATTATCTGCAGGGAGTCGGAAGCGCAGAGGTCCAAGCTCCGCCAGCAGTTGGCCGCTATCTGTACACTCAGCCTGAGTTGCTCGGTCCACACAAATGCGGAGAGTCAAAACTGGATAGAGCTGGTGGCCCACTTTCACGAGGGGCGGCAACGAATCTCCCGAACTCTTTCTGTGCTGCGCCTTCCCGATCTTTTCACCTCCAATGAACTGGTGGATTGCATGGAGCAAGTTTGTCAGCGCTTCGACATTCCAAAGTCAAGGATCTGCTGCGTGACGACAAGGAGCAGTCAACTGCTGGAGGATGCGGTGGCATTGTTCCTGGGCGCTCATCATCATGTTCCCTGCTTCGCGTACCAATTGAATTCTCTTTTAGAGGAGGTGATGCAGCGTCCAGAGATAAGTGATTTGCGCGACAAGGTGCGTCACCATGTGCAGTCCACATTGCAGCTGAATCCCCAACTGGATTTCACACACCGACCTATTAGTGCGTACAATATGCTAGACTTATACCTGAAACACACTCTCGTTCAAGAGCCGTTGCCTCTTTCGCCGGCCGATGTGGATTTGTGTCAGCAATTGCTGGACGTGCTGAGACCATTGACCAGCTCTATGCGTGAGCTAAGTCGAACACCATATCCGGCGGCCAGCACAGCCCTGCCCATTGCCCAAACTCTAATCAACGAACTGAAGCAGGAGAAGAGTGCGGAACACATGGTTGCCAGGGAAATACGCTTGTTCATGGTtcagcagctggaggagatcTTCGAACGAATGGAGCGCAACTTGCATCTGGCATTGGCAAGTCTGCTGGACCCACGCTTTCGAAATATTCCCTTCCAGAGTGGGGCCCTGGTGGCCCAGTATATGACTCAGCTCTATGACATGATGCAGGCGCAAGTGAACAGCGGGGAGCAAGCTGCTGCAAGGGATCCGGAGAACCGTGATCACTACGATATCTGGGCGGCATTCAAATCATTTTCGCATGGGAAGCAAAGGCTTGTTACCGGCAGCAACGGTCCCGAGGAGGACGATGAGATAGCCAGATACTTTTGCGCCGGCATGAGTACCCTGCGAGCCGATCCCTTTCAGCTCTGGGAGGAACTGGCAGAAGCTCACCCCTTCCTGCACAACGTAGCACAGAGGTACCTGCACGTTCCGGCCACCGCAGAGCCGGCGGATCGGATATTTACGGCCGAAGGAGCGGCGGTTACGGCGCAGTACGCCAGACTAATCGAAAACAACATGGAAAACGTGCTCTTCATGGCGGAAGTTCCAACGAAGGAGTGGCAGTTATAG
- the LOC117137196 gene encoding brefeldin A-inhibited guanine nucleotide-exchange protein 1: protein MHNNSTKTKEMFIVRALEKILADKDIRRSHHSQLKKSCDSALEQIKAELISAGQIAEGNELPCAALPLPKNDAASIINAETYFLPFELACKSRSPRIVVTALDCLQKLIAYGHLTGSIQDSANPGHLLIDRIVVTIYGCFSGPQTDEAVQLQIIKALLTVVTSQHVEIHEFTLLQAVRTCYDIYLSSKNLVNQTTARATLTQMLNVIFARMENQVYELPPPNSNPINGSIHSEDCNGSGEESLRDSDEVIASELLAEIISAAYNEAMKDQESVGEPEPTHNGNDYSSHSDHDSVELHSENDAVVTAKFTHILQKDAFLVFRALCKLSMKPLPDGHPDPKSHELRSKVLSLHLLLLILQNAGPVFRSNEMFIMAIKQYLCVALSNNGVSLVPEVFELSLSIFVALLSNFKVHLKRQIEVFFKEIFLNILEANSSSFEHKWMVIQALTRICADAQSVVDIYVNYDCDFSAANLFERLVNDLSKIAQGRQALELGANPIQEKSMRIRGLECLVSILKCMVEWSKDLYVNPNMPVPPMQVQSPTSTEQDQADTTIQTMHSGSSHSLNSNQEQLQDLPEALEERKMRKEVMETGIELFNRKPQKGVQFLQEKQLLGATCGDIARWLHEDERLDKTVIGNYIGENDDHSKEVMCAYIDAFDFRQMEVVAALRFLLEGFRLPGEAQKIDRLMEKFASRYCECNPKNQLFQSADTVYVLAFSIIMLTTDLHSPQVKHKMTKEQYIKMNRGISDSKSDLPEEYLSSIYDEISEHEIKMKNNSGMLQQAKPTGKQAFITEKRRKLLWNMEMEVISLTATNLMQSVSHVKSPFTSAKHLEHVRPMFKMAWTPFLAAFSVGLQDCDDPEIATLCLDGIRCAIRIACIFHMSLERDAYVQALARFTLLNANSPINEMKAKNIDTIKTLIMVAHTDGNYLGSSWLDIVKCISQLELAQLIGTGVRPQFLSGAQTTLKDSLNPSVKEHIGETSSQSVVVAVDRIFTGSMRLDGDAIVDFVKALCQVSVDELQQQQPRMFSLQKIVEISYYNMERIRLQWSRIWQVLGEHFNAVGCNSNEEISFFALDSLRQLSMKFMEKGEFSNFRFQKDFLRPFEHIMKKNASPAIRDMVVRCIAQMVNSQAHNIRSGWKNIFSIFHLAAGDNEEPIVELAFQTTGKIIGDLYKRQFAIMVDSFQDAVKCLSEFATARFPDTSMEAIRLVRTCAQCVHEAPQLFAEHAGMENDASVAEEDRVWVRGWFPMLFSLSCVVNRCKLDVRTRALTVLFEIVKTYGESFKPHWWKDLFNVIFRIFDNMKLPEHVTEKSEWMTTTCNHALYAIIDVFTQYFDVLGHLLLEELFAQLHWCVQQSNEQLARSGTNCLENLVISNGFKFNESTWDKTCQCILDIFNATLPQDLLSWRPKAHSSNNIPQEHNHFEALHIRCVVQLELIQTMDNIVFFPATSRKEDAETLAQAAADLTGGRSGSQSQLLECQREEQGMYGYLRTRQLLTLADCLMQSHRFAKLFNADHDQRSLLWRAGFKGSVKPNLLKQETSSLACVLRIFFKMYGDENRRSDWPGIEQELVQVCKEALGYYLSLQSEAHRDAWTSLLLLILTRLLKMSDARFATHVSNYYSLLCEMMCFDLKPELRSVLRRVFMRIGPVFNIMSVK from the exons ATGCACAACAACTCCACAAAAACCAAGGAAATGTTCATCGTGCGTGCTCTAGAGAAGATCCTTGCCGACAAGGACATACGGCGCTCCCATCACTCGCAGCTGAAGAAGTCCTGCGATTCGGCGCTGGAGCAGATCAAGGCGGAGCTAATCAGTGCCGGCCAGATCGCAGAGGGCAATGAGCTGCCCTGTGCCGCACTCCCGCTGCCGAAGAATGATGCAGCGAGCATCATAAATGCGGAGACCTACTTTCTCCCCTTCGAGCTTGCCTGCAAGAGCCGCTCGCCCAGGATCGTGGTCACCGCACTGGACTGCCTGCAGAAACTCATTGCCTATGGCCATTTAACGGGATCCATTCAGGACTCGGCCAATCCGGGTCACCTGCTCATCGACCGTATCGTTGTGACCATATATGGATGCTTCAGTGGTCCCCAGACGGACGAGGCCGTCCAGCTGCAGATAATAAAAGCTCTGCTCACGGTGGTCACCTCGCAGCATGTGGAAATCCATGAATTCACACTCCTACAAGCTGTGCGCACCTGCTACGACATCTATTTGTCCAGCAAGAACCTGGTCAATCAGACGACGGCACGCGCTACGCTTACCCAAATGTTGAACGTGATATTTGCCCGCATGGAGAACCAAGTGTACGAGCTACCACCTCCCAATTCCAATCCCATCAACGGCAGCATCCACTCGGAGGATTGCAATGGCTCGGGAGAGGAGTCGCTGCGGGATTCCGACGAAGTAATTGCCTCGGAACTGCTGGCAGAGATCATATCAG CTGCCTACAATGAGGCGATGAAGGATCAGGAATCGGTCGGTGAGCCAGAGCCAACACATAATGGAAACGACTACTCCTCGCACTCGGATCACGACAGTGTGGAGCTGCACAGCGAGAACGATGCGGTGGTAACGGCTAAGTTTACGCACATCCTGCAGAAAGATGCGTTTCTCGTATTCCGGGCACTGTGCAAGCTATCGATGAAGCCTTTGCCGGATGGACATCCAGATCCGAAATCGCACGAGTTGCGTTCCAAGGTGCTTTCactgcatctgctgctgctcatcCTCCAGAACGCCGGGCCCGTCTTCCGCTCCAACGAGATGTTCATCATGGCCATTAAGCAGTACCTATGCGTAGCCTTGTCCAACAACGGAGTCAGTCTGGTGCCGGAGGTCTTCGAGCTGTCGCTTTCGATCTTCGTTGCCCTACTCTCGAACTTCAAGGTGCATCTTAAGCGGCAGATAGAGGTGTTCTTCAAGGAAATCTTCCTCAACATACTTGAGGCGAACTCGAGCAGCTTCGAGCACAAATGGATGGTAATCCAAGCGCTGACACGGATTTGCGCTGACGCCCAGTCCGTGGTGGATATATATGTTAATTACGATTGCGACTTTTCGGCTGCAAACCTTTTTGAGAGACTGGTCAATGACCTTTCGAAAATTGCCCAGGGTCGTCAGGCTCTCGAGCTTGGCGCCAATCCGATACAAGAGAAATCGATGCGCATTCGCGGCCTGGAGTGTCTTGTCTCCATTCTTAAGTGCATGGTAGAGTGGAGTAAGGACTTGTATGTTAATCCAAACATGCCGGTTCCACCTATGCAAGTCCAATCGCCGACAAGCACTGAGCAGGATCAGGCGGACACAACTATCCAAACGATGCATAGCGGCTCCAGTCATAGTTTGAACTCCAATCAGGAGCAACTGCAGGATCTTCCCGAGGCATTGGAGGAGCGCAAGATGCGCAAGGAAGTGATGGAAACGGGCATTGAGTTATTCAATCGTAAGCCTCAGAAAGGCGTGCAATTCCTGCAGGAGAAGCAGCTGTTGGGTGCCACATGCGGGGATATTGCGCGATGGCTGCACGAGGACGAACGACTGGACAAGACAGTGATTGGAAACTACATTGGCGAGAATGACGACCACTCAAAGGAAGTGATGTGTGCTTACATCGATGCCTTTGATTTCCGCCAAATGGAGGTGGTGGCCGCCTTAAGATTTCTCCTCGAGGGGTTCCGCCTGCCAGGAGAAGCACAGAAAATCGATCGACTGATGGAGAAGTTCGCCAGTAGATACTGCGAGTGCAATCCGAAGAACCAGCTATTCCAAAGCGCAGACACCGTCTACGTGCTGGCATTCAGCATCATTATGCTGACCACGGATCTTCATTCGCCGCAGGTCAAGCACAAGATGACCAAGGAGCAGTACATTAAAATGAACCGTGGCATCAGCGACAGCAAGTCCGATTTGCCCGAGGAGTACTTGTCGTCCATCTACGACGAGATTTCCGAACACGAAATTAAGATGAAGAACAATTCCGGTATGCTTCAACAGGCGAAACCCACTGGAAAGCAGGCCTTCATCACGGAGAAGCGCAGAAAGCTGTTGTGGAACATGGAGATGGAGGTCATCTCGCTGACGGCCACCAATCTAATGCAGTCAGTTTCGCACGTCAAGTCACCCTTCACCTCGGCGAAACACTTGGAGCATGTCCGGCCCATGTTCAAAATGGCCTGGACACCATTTCTGGCCGCTTTCTCCGTGGGTCTCCAGGACTGCGACGATCCGGAGATTGCTACACTCTGCTTGGATGGCATCCGTTGCGCTATTCGAATCGCCTGCATATTCCATATGTCCTTGGAGCGAGATGCCTATGTCCAAGCCCTGGCCCGGTTTACTCTCCTGAATGCTAACTCGCCCATCAACGAGATGAAGGCCAAGAATATCGATACCATCAAGACACTTATAATGGTGGCCCACACGGATGGCAATTATCTGGGCAGCAGCTGGCTGGATATAGTGAAGTGCATTAGCCAGCTGGAGCTGGCACAACTGATTGGCACTGGGGTGCGGCCCCAGTTTCTCTCTGGGGCGCAGACCACGCTCAAGGACTCGCTTAATCCCAGCGTGAAAGAGCACATCGGCGAGACGAGCAGCCAGAGCGTGGTGGTCGCAGTCGATCGTATTTTCACCGGCTCAATGCGACTGGATGGCGATGCTATCGTGGACTTCGTAAAGGCCCTGTGCCAGGTGTCTGTGGATGagcttcagcagcagcagccgagGATGTTCTCCTTGCAAAAGATAGTGGAAATCAGTTACTACAACATGGAGCGTATTCGTCTGCAGTGGTCGCGCATTTGGCAAGTTTTGGGTGAGCACTTCAATGCGGTCGGCTGCAATAGCAACGAGGAGATCTCGTTTTTCGCCCTGGACTCACTGCGCCAGTTGTCGATGAAGTTCATGGAGAAGGGCGAGTTCAGTAACTTTCGCTTCCAGAAGGATTTCCTGCGTCCCTTCGAGCACATTATGAAGAAAAACGCATCTCCGGCAATACGAGATATGGTTGTGCGTTGTATTGCCCAGATGGTAAACTCACAAGCGCATAACATCCGTTCCGGCTGGAAGAATATCTTTAGCATTTTCCACCTGGCAGCGGGAGACAACGAAGAGCCAATTGTGGAGCTGGCCTTCCAAACCACGGGCAAGATCATTGGTGATCTGTACAAGCGTCAGTTCGCCATCATGGTGGACTCGTTCCAGGACGCGGTAAAGTGCCTGTCAGAGTTCGCCACCGCCAGATTCCCGGATACCAGCATGGAGGCCATACGTCTAGTGCGTACCTGCGCGCAGTGCGTCCACGAGGCACCACAACTGTTTGCGGAGCATGCCGGCATGGAGAACGACGCCTCGGTGGCCGAGGAGGATCGTGTTTGGGTGCGCGGCTGGTTTCCCATGCTATTCTCGCTTTCCTGCGTTGTCAATCGCTGCAAATTGGACGTGCGTACTCGCGCCTTAACCGTGCTCTTTGAGATTGTGAAGACGTATGGTGAGAGCTTCAAGCCCCATTGGTGGAAGGATCTCTTCAATGTGATCTTCCGTATCTTCGACAACATGAAATTGCCGGAGCACGTCACCGAGAAGTCCGAATGGATGACGACCACCTGCAACCACGCCTTGTACGCTATCATTGATGTCTTCACGCAGTATTTCGATGTTCTTGGTCATCTGCTGCTGGAGGAGCTCTTCGCCCAGCTGCATTGGTGTGTTCAGCAGAGCAACGAGCAGTTGGCGCGATCTGGCACCAATTGCCTGGAGAACCTCGTCATTTCGAATGGATTCAAGTTCAACGAGTCCACCTGGGACAAGACGTGCCAGTGCATCCTGGACATCTTCAACGCCACTTTGCCGCAGGATCTCCTCAGTTGGCGGCCGAAAGCACATTCCAGTAACAATATACCCCAGGAGCACAACCACTTCGAGGCGCTGCATATCCGCTGCGTAGTCCAGCTGGAACTGATACAGACCATGGACAACATTGTCTTCTTCCCGGCCACGTCGCGCAAGGAGGACGCCGAAACGCTGGCCCAGGCGGCGGCAGACTTAACAGGCGGCAGAAGCGGATCGCAGTCGCAGCTGCTGGAATGCCAGCGGGAAGAACAGGGAATGTACGGCTATCTGAGAACCCGCCAGCTGCTCACCCTGGCCGACTGTCTGATGCAGTCGCACCGTTTTGCCAAGCTCTTCAACGCCGATCACGATCAACGCAGCCTGCTGTGGCGGGCGGGATTCAAGGGATCTGTTAAGCCGAATCTGCTGAAGCAGGAGACCTCGTCGCTGGCCTGCGTCCTGCGCATTTTCTTCAAGATGTACGGCGATGAGAATAGACGCAGCGATTGGCCCGGCATCGAGCAGGAACTGGTGCAGGTCTGCAAGGAGGCACTGGGCTACTATTTGAGTCTGCAGAGCGAGGCACACCGAGATGCGTGGAcatcgctgctgctgctcatccTGACGCGCCTGCTCAAGATGTCCGACGCAAGG TTTGCCACCCACGTTTCCAACTACTACAGCCTGCTGTGCGAGATGATGTGCTTCGACCTCAAGCCCGAACTGAGAAGTGTCCTTAGGCGTGTGTTCATGCGCATCGGTCCAGTATTCAATATAATGAGCGTTAAATAG
- the LOC117151085 gene encoding uncharacterized protein LOC117151085 isoform X1, translated as MPTMSRSRIWKFYDKLDRNSAQCQLCEKVIKTSGNTSNLMKHMKTHPQIDLFDDDVVVERGIYKRREQDDKLRFRKVVLFKEESSDFHSELLFKAAKDGNGIIELDDQGMTKAAAEDRISTKSVGYAWVSPEATVSRTETVGDDDIIEFEPKEELDEPEKSPLPQIHAVPFAGHDLHLFPSNLKMEEPLPSESPFHKDMAFFVCRDRQSLQIVQGEGFQHLVKVLCPTYKPPSAAKLEAIICRESEAQRSKLRQQLAAICTLSLSCSVHTNAESQNWIELVAHFHEGRQRISRTLSVLRLPDLFTSNELVDCMEQVCQRFDIPKSRICCVTTRSSQLLEDAVALFLGAHHHVPCFAYQLNSLLEEVMQRPEISDLRDKVRHHVQSTLQLNPQLDFTHRPISAYNMLDLYLKHTLVQEPLPLSPADVDLCQQLLDVLRPLTSSMRELSRTPYPAASTALPIAQTLINELKQEKSAEHMVAREIRLFMVQQLEEIFERMERNLHLALASLLDPRFRNIPFQSGALVAQYMTQLYDMMQAQVNSGEQAAARDPENRDHYDIWAAFKSFSHGKQRLVTGSNGPEEDDEIARYFCAGMSTLRADPFQLWEELAEAHPFLHNVAQRYLHVPATAEPADRIFTAEGAAVTAQYARLIENNMENVLFMAEVPTKEWQL; from the exons CTATGTCGCGTAGCAGGATATGGAAGTTCTACGACAAGTTGGATCGGAATTCCGCGCAGTGCCAGCTCTGCGAGAAAGTCATCAAGACAAGCGGCAACACGTCCAATCTGATGAAGCACATGAAGACCCATCCGCAGAT AGACCTCTTCGATGACGATGTGGTAGTGGAGCGGGGCATATACAAGCGCCGGGAGCAGGATGACAAGCTGCGATTCCGGAAGGTTGTGCTCTTCAAGGAAGAGAGCTCTGATTTCCACAGCGAGCTGTTGTTCAAGGCTGCCAAAGACGGGAACGGCATTATCGAGCTGGATGATCAGGGAATGACCAAGGCAGCTGCTGAGGATCGCATCTCAACAAAGAGCGTCGGGTATGCGTGGGTCTCTCCGGAGGCCACAGTGTCCCGAACAGAGACGGTTGGCGACGACGATATCATCGAATTCGAACCTAAGGAGGAGCTCGATGAGCCGGAGAAAAGCCCACTTCCTCAAATTCATGCTGTACCATTTGCCGGCCATGA TCTTCACTTATTTCCCAGCAACTTAAAAATGGAAGAACCTCTGCCAAGCGAGAGTCCGTTTCACAAGGACATGGCCTTCTTTGTCTGCCGTGACCGTCAGTCATTGCAGATTGTGCAGGGCGAGGGATTCCAGCACCTAGTGAAAGTACTGTGCCCCACCTACAAGCCACCGAGTGCGGCGAAACTGGAGGCCATTATCTGCAGGGAGTCGGAAGCGCAGAGGTCCAAGCTCCGCCAGCAGTTGGCCGCTATCTGTACACTCAGCCTGAGTTGCTCGGTCCACACAAATGCGGAGAGTCAAAACTGGATAGAGCTGGTGGCCCACTTTCACGAGGGGCGGCAACGAATCTCCCGAACTCTTTCTGTGCTGCGCCTTCCCGATCTTTTCACCTCCAATGAACTGGTGGATTGCATGGAGCAAGTTTGTCAGCGCTTCGACATTCCAAAGTCAAGGATCTGCTGCGTGACGACAAGGAGCAGTCAACTGCTGGAGGATGCGGTGGCATTGTTCCTGGGCGCTCATCATCATGTTCCCTGCTTCGCGTACCAATTGAATTCTCTTTTAGAGGAGGTGATGCAGCGTCCAGAGATAAGTGATTTGCGCGACAAGGTGCGTCACCATGTGCAGTCCACATTGCAGCTGAATCCCCAACTGGATTTCACACACCGACCTATTAGTGCGTACAATATGCTAGACTTATACCTGAAACACACTCTCGTTCAAGAGCCGTTGCCTCTTTCGCCGGCCGATGTGGATTTGTGTCAGCAATTGCTGGACGTGCTGAGACCATTGACCAGCTCTATGCGTGAGCTAAGTCGAACACCATATCCGGCGGCCAGCACAGCCCTGCCCATTGCCCAAACTCTAATCAACGAACTGAAGCAGGAGAAGAGTGCGGAACACATGGTTGCCAGGGAAATACGCTTGTTCATGGTtcagcagctggaggagatcTTCGAACGAATGGAGCGCAACTTGCATCTGGCATTGGCAAGTCTGCTGGACCCACGCTTTCGAAATATTCCCTTCCAGAGTGGGGCCCTGGTGGCCCAGTATATGACTCAGCTCTATGACATGATGCAGGCGCAAGTGAACAGCGGGGAGCAAGCTGCTGCAAGGGATCCGGAGAACCGTGATCACTACGATATCTGGGCGGCATTCAAATCATTTTCGCATGGGAAGCAAAGGCTTGTTACCGGCAGCAACGGTCCCGAGGAGGACGATGAGATAGCCAGATACTTTTGCGCCGGCATGAGTACCCTGCGAGCCGATCCCTTTCAGCTCTGGGAGGAACTGGCAGAAGCTCACCCCTTCCTGCACAACGTAGCACAGAGGTACCTGCACGTTCCGGCCACCGCAGAGCCGGCGGATCGGATATTTACGGCCGAAGGAGCGGCGGTTACGGCGCAGTACGCCAGACTAATCGAAAACAACATGGAAAACGTGCTCTTCATGGCGGAAGTTCCAACGAAGGAGTGGCAGTTATAG